In Sceloporus undulatus isolate JIND9_A2432 ecotype Alabama chromosome 7, SceUnd_v1.1, whole genome shotgun sequence, one DNA window encodes the following:
- the MARS2 gene encoding methionine--tRNA ligase, mitochondrial, with translation MWRRWCCSRRAASAWPPWGSRWASSGKKKEEALISTPIFYVNGPPHIGHLYSALLADALHRHRRLLSGGSGGALATGTDEHGLKIQLSAAAAGTSPERFCDSISAEFRELFKQAGISYTDFIRTTEPRHTRAVEHFWTTLQERGWLYQAQYEGWYCTPEESFLAASQVTERPDSQGNLHTVSLESGHQVHWTKEENYMFKLSKFQEPLLKWLQENKAAITPKLFYQQVLQWLEQDLPDLSVSRDRNRLQWGIPVPGDSTQTIYVWVDALVNYLTVVGYPDAHHAIWPAAYHIVGKDILKFHAIYWPALLMAAGLEPPEKILVHSHWTVQGQKMSKSLGNVVDPVACFQQYSVDGFRYFLLRQGVPEHDCDYYDEKAINLVNSELADALGGLLNRCTAPSLNPSGTYPGFSEVSFPREAYAQNGRGSGRALAEDYMLVSSVKDLPLQVNNSFERFQIYKALESIMDCVRQTNGFMQRHAPWKLQCKDPEQELWRDTILHIVLECLRVYGILLQPVIPTIADKLLSRLGVRSTERSFKNLNFLSRYHGEKSPFEGRRLGPDSGLLFPRLEKAKNRSCGDT, from the exons ATGTGGCGGCGATGGTGCTGCTCTCGGCGGGCGGCCTCTGCGTGGCCTCCGTGGGGAAGCAGATGGGCCTCGTccgggaagaagaaggaggaggcccTCATCTCGACGCCCATCTTCTACGTCAACGGCCCGCCTCACATCGGGCACCTCTACTCCGCGCTCCTGGCCGACGCCCTCCACCGGCACCGGAGGCTCCTCAGCGGAGGAAGCGGAGGGGCCCTGGCCACCG GAACTGATGAACATGGTTTGAAGATCCAGTTGTCGGCTGCAGCAGCAGGCACTTCCCCTGAACGTTTCTGTGACTCCATATCAGCAGAGTTTCGGGAGCTCTTCAAACAGGCAGGCATTTCCTACACTGATTTCATCCGCACCACTGAACCAAGGCACACGCGAGCTGTGGAGCATTTCTGGACTACTCTACAGGAACGGGGCTGGCTGTACCAGGCTCAATATGAAGGCTGGTACTGTACACCCGAGGAAAGCTTTTTGGCTGCATCTCAGGTCACTGAACGTCCTGACTCTCAAGGCAACCTGCACACAGTTTCACTGGAGAGTGGCCACCAG GTACATTGGACCAAGGAGGAGAACTACATGTTCAAACTGTCCAAGTTCCAAGAGCCGTTGCTGAAATGGCTTCAGGAGAACAAGGCAGCCATAACTCCCAAGCTCTTCTACCAGCAGGTTCTTCAGTGGCTGGAGCAGGACTTGCCCGACCTCTCCGTATCCCGTGACAGAAACCGACTTCAGTGGGGCATCCCTGTCCCTGGTGACTCAACACAAACCATCTACGTCTGGGTGGATGCACTTGTAAATTATCTAACTGTTGTTGGTTATCCTGATGCCCACCATGCCATATGGCCTGCTGCCTACCACATTGTGGGCAAAGATATCCTCAAGTTCCATGCCATCTATTGGCCTGCTCTGCTGATGGCAGCAGGGCTGGAGCCTCCAGAAAAGATCTTAGTGCACTCCCATTGGACTGTGCAAGGGCAGAAAATGTCCAAGAGCCTGGGCAATGTAGTGGACCCAGTGGCCTGCTTTCAGCAGTATTCAGTGGATGGTTTTAGATACTTCCTGCTGAGACAGGGTGTCCCTGAACATGACTGTGACTATTATGATGAGAAAGCCATCAACCTAGTCAATTCAGAGCTGGCAGATGCCTTGGGTGGGCTCCTTAACCGCTGCACAGCTCCCAGTCTGAACCCCAGTGGGACTTACCCAGGTTTTTCAGAAGTAAGTTTCCCTAGGGAAGCATATGCTCAAAATGGGAGAGGATCTGGCAGGGCCTTGGCAGAGGACTACATGCTAGTGTCATCAGTTAAAGACCTCCCTCTACAAGTCAACAACTCTTTTGAACGCTTCCAGATCTACAAAGCTTTGGAATCCATCATGGATTGTGTGAGACAGACAAATGGCTTCATGCAGAGGCATGCACCCTGGAAATTGCAATGTAAGGATCCTGAGCAGGAACTTTGGCGCGACACCATCCTCCACATTGTTCTGGAATGTCTTCGGGTTTATGGGATCCTCCTACAACCAGTGATCCCAACTATTGCTGATAAACTCTTGTCAAGGTTGGGTGTTAGATCCACAGAGAGGTCTTTCAAGAACCTGAATTTTCTTTCTCGCTACCATGGTGAAAAATCTCCTTTTGAAGGGAGAAGACTTGGGCCTGATTCTGGGCTCCTGTTTCCTAGGTTAGAGAAAGCCAAAAACAGAAGCTGTGGGGATACTTAA